In the genome of Desulfovibrio sp. Huiquan2017, the window GGGATAGAGCTTTTAGCTAAACAAATGCTTATTTAATTAGTCTAATTCATTCAGTATGCTACGAGTTATTTCTTCTTCCTTCTTCCTCGTCTCGGGGAATTTCAAAAGGGCTGCGCGCAAGGTCCCATTGCTTACTCCCAGTTCTGCGCATACTTTGTCTTGGGCGTCGTCGATGTTAAGAGGTCCTCCAGAAATCCCAACTAACGCGCGATAAAAACCAACCCTTTTGCATAGTAATCTGTCGCGAGAGTCCTTTTCCCAATCTGGCATAGGGGGGCGTCCCTTGGGTTCTTTGATATCCGGGTCAACTTTGTCTGCCAAAAGAGCGCAAATATCTACTGGTAACGGACAACTGCGTTGCCTAAGATCCTCAGCGACTTCTCGCCAGCGTCGTAAATGGATTTTTACCATTAAATCAAGGTCTATCAAATCAATCATTTCATCTCCATTTGCCCGGTATGGGCTTTATGCTTGCTTGAAAATCGGCACCACCTTGCCGACTGCATTGTTTTTCAGCTTGTCGAGGAAGTCAGACCAGCTTTGCATCATTTCGCGACGCTTGGGTAAATATTGGCTTCTATTGTAGGCGGCTCGAATGGCGTTCTTTGGGGTATGGGCCAGTTGTGCCTCGATTACATCCGGTTCCCATCCTGTTTCATTCAGGAGAGTAGAGGCCATAGCCCGGAATCCATGAGCGGTCATTTGTTCATTGGTGTATCCCAAATAGCGCAGGGCCGCGTTCAGGGTGTTGGCCGAAATGGGCTTTTCGCCACGGTTGCCGGGGAAAAGATACTTTCCCGATCCGGTCAACGGGTAGAGGTCCGCCAACACGTCAACGGCTTGCCGTGAAAGTGGTACAAGGTGGGGACGGCGCATCTTCATCTTTTCGGGAGGAATCCGCCAAGTGGGGGGCTTGCCGTCTAGTTCAAACTCGGCCCATTCAGCCTTGCGGAGTTCGCCAGGACGCACGAAGAGGAGGGGGGCAAGGCGCAGGGCGCAGCGGGTGACGTGTTGGCCGTGATAGCCGTCTATGGCGTTCAACAGTACGCCCACTTCGCGCACGTCCGTAATAGCTGCAAAATGCTTCTTCTCAGGAGGCGGGACGGTCCCTTGTAAATCCCTTGTGGGGTCGCGCTCGGCACGGCCTGTAGCGACGGCAAAGCGCATGATCTGCCCCACCTTCTGCATTTGCCTTCTGGCCGTCTCTGCCGCACCCCTGGACTCAATGCGGCGGATACAAGCGAGGATTTCAGGCGGGGTCAACTCCCTGATTGCCCGTTGCCCCAGCCAAGGGAATACATCCTTTTCAAGACGTTGAATAATGGATTTGCCGTAGGGCTTGGAAAAGGTGTGCTTGTAGCGGTCGAACCACTCAAG includes:
- a CDS encoding integrase arm-type DNA-binding domain-containing protein translates to MPLTDVTCRNAKPKEKIYRLFDEKGLYLEVSPRGGKWWRLKYRFGGKEKRLSLGTYPDVSLSEARDKRRDFRKLLDNGQDPSQVRQEEKALKRAEGETFQTIALEWFDRYKHTFSKPYGKSIIQRLEKDVFPWLGQRAIRELTPPEILACIRRIESRGAAETARRQMQKVGQIMRFAVATGRAERDPTRDLQGTVPPPEKKHFAAITDVREVGVLLNAIDGYHGQHVTRCALRLAPLLFVRPGELRKAEWAEFELDGKPPTWRIPPEKMKMRRPHLVPLSRQAVDVLADLYPLTGSGKYLFPGNRGEKPISANTLNAALRYLGYTNEQMTAHGFRAMASTLLNETGWEPDVIEAQLAHTPKNAIRAAYNRSQYLPKRREMMQSWSDFLDKLKNNAVGKVVPIFKQA